From Haloarcula hispanica ATCC 33960, the proteins below share one genomic window:
- a CDS encoding nucleotide sugar dehydrogenase: protein MHRQTESVGGVYGNDATAEQVQTAFENGTLPVAVYGLGKMGLPLAAVFADVCGAVIGVDIDPAVVESVNAGNCHVQREPGLPDLVADCVAAGELRATSDPAAAAAAATVHVVIVPTPLTDTSEPDLSMLDAAIDGIAEGVAPGDLVLVECTVPPRTTADHVRPGIAAAAGLETDAFGVAFCPERTASGRAIQDIRGAYPKVVGGVDDESTRLAECIYASINDSGVIAVADATTAECVKLFEGLYRDVNIALANELATFTDELDVDVRAAIEAANTQPFCDIHDPGPGVGGHCIPVYPHFLIEPFDTEAPLLETAREVNDSMPVFTVETLREELAADGVELAAASVLVLGLTYRPGVEETQTSPARPIAERLSAAGADVDGIDPLLDDTAEFDLEQLPLSRASERDYDAIVMVTPHDEFGALDWDSIGRPAGSVVIDGRDTLTLSDTSHRVYTVGRGPVE from the coding sequence ATGCACAGACAGACTGAGTCAGTAGGTGGCGTTTACGGGAACGACGCCACTGCCGAGCAGGTTCAAACCGCGTTTGAAAACGGAACCCTTCCGGTGGCAGTGTACGGACTCGGCAAGATGGGGCTCCCTCTGGCTGCTGTGTTTGCCGACGTCTGTGGCGCTGTCATCGGTGTCGACATCGATCCGGCAGTCGTTGAAAGTGTCAATGCTGGCAACTGCCACGTCCAGCGCGAACCGGGACTGCCCGATTTAGTGGCAGACTGTGTCGCCGCCGGGGAACTTCGCGCGACGTCTGACCCGGCCGCTGCGGCGGCTGCAGCGACCGTTCACGTCGTCATCGTACCAACACCACTTACGGACACGTCTGAGCCCGATCTCTCCATGCTTGACGCTGCTATCGACGGGATTGCGGAGGGCGTCGCGCCCGGCGACCTCGTCCTCGTTGAGTGCACCGTTCCACCACGGACGACTGCTGACCACGTCCGGCCCGGCATCGCTGCGGCAGCCGGCTTAGAGACCGATGCGTTCGGTGTCGCATTCTGTCCCGAGCGGACCGCGAGTGGACGCGCTATTCAGGACATCCGCGGCGCGTACCCGAAGGTCGTTGGCGGTGTCGACGATGAGAGCACCCGACTGGCAGAGTGCATCTACGCCAGTATCAACGACAGCGGTGTTATCGCTGTCGCCGACGCAACCACTGCCGAATGTGTCAAGCTGTTTGAAGGGTTGTACCGTGATGTCAACATCGCGCTGGCAAACGAGCTAGCGACGTTCACCGACGAGCTTGACGTCGACGTTCGGGCAGCAATCGAGGCTGCCAACACGCAACCGTTCTGTGACATCCACGATCCTGGACCCGGAGTTGGTGGCCACTGTATCCCGGTCTACCCCCACTTCCTCATCGAACCGTTTGACACCGAGGCGCCGTTGCTCGAAACCGCACGCGAGGTCAACGATTCGATGCCGGTGTTTACAGTCGAGACACTCCGCGAGGAACTGGCCGCCGACGGCGTGGAACTGGCCGCGGCCAGCGTCCTTGTGCTCGGGCTGACCTATCGACCCGGTGTGGAGGAAACGCAGACATCGCCGGCCCGTCCAATCGCAGAGAGGCTGTCAGCGGCCGGGGCCGACGTCGACGGGATCGACCCGCTTCTCGACGATACCGCCGAGTTCGACCTGGAGCAGCTACCACTTTCTCGGGCGTCAGAGCGGGACTACGACGCTATCGTCATGGTCACACCGCACGACGAGTTCGGGGCGCTAGACTGGGACTCGATAGGCCGACCAGCGGGCTCAGTCGTCATCGACGGACGGGACACACTGACCCTGTCTGACACCAGTCATCGCGTCTACACCGTCGGGCGCGGACCCGTAGAGTAG
- a CDS encoding Gfo/Idh/MocA family protein translates to MGETLDVGVVGVGAMGRHHARVYNELSGATLIGVADANADRAKQIADKNEVRACDSADLCKQADAVSIAVPTRYHAEVARQCIDAGTGMLIEKPLVVKTATGRDLIDAADAVDVTLQVGHIERFNPVTEVLEEILADIDVISVSAKRLGPSVDRTVEDSAVTDLMIHDIDLICHLLPSAVSDIQVSGAAQGRYATATLEFSSGVIGSLTASRVTEKKIRQFKITADSCYVTADFIDQSLEVHRQSVPEYVATDNEVRYRHESIVEKPAVRTGEPLKRELESFLDAVQTNSQPRVTGEDGIRAVELAQTIDRKAFDAGSSEREFTTNAQTD, encoded by the coding sequence GCGTCGGAGCAATGGGTCGACACCACGCCCGTGTCTACAACGAACTGTCCGGTGCGACGCTGATCGGTGTGGCCGACGCCAACGCGGACCGAGCAAAGCAGATCGCTGACAAAAATGAGGTCCGGGCCTGTGACAGCGCGGACCTGTGCAAGCAAGCCGATGCGGTCTCAATCGCCGTCCCGACGCGGTACCACGCCGAGGTTGCTCGACAGTGTATTGACGCTGGGACTGGGATGTTGATCGAAAAGCCGTTGGTCGTGAAGACTGCGACCGGACGCGACCTCATCGACGCTGCGGATGCCGTGGACGTGACCCTTCAGGTAGGCCATATAGAGCGGTTCAACCCTGTGACAGAGGTCTTAGAGGAGATCCTCGCAGATATCGATGTTATTTCTGTGTCGGCCAAACGGCTAGGGCCGTCAGTCGATCGCACCGTTGAGGACTCGGCAGTCACCGACCTCATGATACACGACATCGATCTGATCTGTCATCTCCTGCCGTCCGCAGTATCAGATATTCAGGTCAGCGGCGCTGCACAGGGCCGATACGCGACAGCAACGTTAGAGTTCTCCTCCGGAGTCATCGGCTCACTGACGGCGAGCAGGGTCACAGAAAAGAAGATCCGCCAGTTCAAAATCACCGCGGATTCCTGTTACGTGACTGCTGACTTCATTGATCAGTCACTAGAAGTCCATCGCCAGTCAGTTCCGGAGTACGTTGCGACGGACAACGAGGTCCGGTACCGCCATGAGAGTATCGTCGAGAAGCCGGCAGTACGCACCGGGGAACCACTCAAACGCGAACTCGAGTCCTTCCTCGATGCTGTACAGACGAACAGCCAACCGCGTGTCACAGGTGAGGACGGGATCCGAGCCGTCGAGTTAGCACAGACAATTGACCGAAAAGCGTTCGACGCGGGGTCTTCGGAAAGGGAGTTCACCACCAATGCACAGACAGACTGA